In Oncorhynchus nerka isolate Pitt River unplaced genomic scaffold, Oner_Uvic_2.0 unplaced_scaffold_1488, whole genome shotgun sequence, the following are encoded in one genomic region:
- the LOC135568566 gene encoding somatostatin receptor type 5-like codes for MEPLDRTGWTLLSGDPNTSTPNLGYHYSYPDSGPATPSFPSPPLFPSSSSNVSSQSVPFQGSSTLMTAVISLSVFVVGLIGNTLAIYVVLRYAKMKTVTNIYILNLAVADELYILGLPFLTTQNVLSYWPFGSFLCRVLMTADSMSQFTSIFCLTVMSIDRYLAVVHPIRSTKWRRPRVAKVVSAAVWALSLVVVLPVVVFSGVQDTFNSCNISWPEPQDVWSTVFILYTATLGFFGPLLVICLCYLLIVVKVKSSGVRAGFTKRRRSERKVTRMVVIIVVVFVLCWLPFFIINIINLIIIIPESSVTAGVYFFSVIMSYVNSCANPLLYGFLSDNFRQSFRKVLCVRKANGVEDGDPSAPRMEKTRETTRDDSFLSPRNHDGHNGHTPQNSQAVQLEPCGSPGEKTRHSGPTVICQSSL; via the exons ATGGAGCCTCTGGACAGGACAGGCTGGACACTGCTCTCTGGTGACCCCAACACCTCCACTCCCAACCTGGGGTATCACTACTCCTACCCTGATTCTGGTCCTGCAACCCCGTCCTTCCCCTCCCCACCCTTGTTCCCCAGTTCCTCCTCCAACGTGTCCAGTCAGAGCGTCCCGTTCCAGGGCAGCAGTACCCTGATGACTGCGGTCATCTCCCTGAGTGTGTTCGTGGTCGGCCTGATCGGTAACACCCTGGCCATCTACGTGGTGCTACGCTACGCCAAGATGAAGACCGTCACCAAcatctatattctgaacctggcAGTCGCAGACGAACTCTACATCCTGGGACTTCCCTTCCTCACCacccag AACGTTCTCTCCTACTGGCCGTTCGGCTCCTTCCTGTGTCGCGTGCTGATGACCGCTGACTCCATGAGCCAGTTCACCTCCATCTTCTGCCTGACCGTGATGTCTATCGACCGCTACCTGGCCGTGGTCCACCCCATACGGTCTACAAAATGGCGGAGACCGCGAGTGGCGAAGGTGGTGAGCGCCGCGGTGTGGGCGTTGTCGTTGGTGGTCGTCCTGCCCGTGGTCGTGTTCTCCGGCGTTCAGGACACGTTCAACTCGTGTAACATTAGCTGGCCGGAGCCGCAGGATGTCTGGTCGACCGTGTTTATCCTGTACACGGCTACGCTGGGGTTCTTCGGACCACtcctggtcatctgtctctgctACCTGCTCATCGTGGttaag GTGAAGTCTTCAGGTGTGCGGGCGGGCTTCACCAAGCGCCGGCGGTCAGAGCGCAAGGTGACCCGTATGGTGGTGATCATCGTGGTGGTCTTCGTCCTCTGCTGGCTCCCCTtcttcatcatcaacatcatcaacctcatcatcatcatcccagaGTCTTCCGTGACCGCCGGCGTCTACTTCTTCTCTG TCATCATGTCCTATGTTAACTCCTGTGCCAACCCTCTGCTCTATGGCTTCCTGTCAGACAACTTCAGACAGAGCTTCAGAAAG GTTCTGTGCGTGCGAAAGGCCAACGGCGTGGAGGATGGTGACCCCAGCGCCCCGAGGATGGAGAAAACTAGAGAGACGACTAGAGACGACTCCTTCCTGTCGCCTAGGAACCACGATGGACACAACGGACACACACCACAGAATAGCCAG